From a region of the Panicum virgatum strain AP13 chromosome 2K, P.virgatum_v5, whole genome shotgun sequence genome:
- the LOC120662057 gene encoding 9-cis-epoxycarotenoid dioxygenase NCED4, chloroplastic-like gives MASSVTAPPAAAPASVQAPAKAKKPTQLSPGTGKARTAAPARPMRAATSGPKWNPLQRLAAAALDAVEEGLVAGILERAHPLPRTADPAVQIAGNYAPVGERPPRRGEPLPVAGRVPACLDGVYVRNGANPLHAPRAGHHLFDGDGMLHAVRLRGGRAESYACRFTETARLRQERAIGRPVFPKAIGELHGHSGVARLLLFGARSLCGVLDASQGIGVANAGLVYHNNRLLAMSEDDLPYHVRVAADGDLETVGRYDFGGQLDGAMIAHPKLDQATGELFALSYNVVSKPYLKYFYFAADGRKSPDVEIPVDAPTMMHDFAITENHAIIPDQQIVFKLQEMVLGGSPVVYDRSKTARFGVLPKRAADASELRWVEVPDCFCFHLWNAWEDEATGEIVVIGSCMTPADAVFNESSAGEESFRSVLSEIRLDPRAGTSRRRAVLSDADQVNLEAGMVNRQLLGRKTRYAYLAIAEPWPKVSGFAKVDLEAGTVEKFFYGEGRYGGEPCFVPRPDAGAAEDDGYVLGYVHDEARGASEMLVVNARDMRAEAAVKLPGRVPYGLHGTFIAGDELQRQA, from the coding sequence ATGGCGTCGTCCGTCACTgctcccccggcggcggctccggcctCCGTGCAGGCGCCGGCGAAGGCCAAGAAGCCGACGCAGCTCAGCCCCGGCACCGGCAAGGCTAGGACCGCGGCCCCCGCGCGGCCAATGCGCGCCGCTACCTCCGGGCCCAAGTGGAACCCGCTCcagcggctcgcggcggcggcgctggacgcggtggaggaggggctcGTGGCGGGGATCCTCGAGCGCGCGCACCCGCTCCCGCGGACGGCGGACCCGGCCGTGCAGATCGCCGGCAACTACGCGCCCGTCGGGGAgcgcccgccccgccgcggcgagccgctccccgtcgccggccgcgTCCCGGCGTGCCTGGACGGGGTCTACGTCCGCAACGGCGCCAACCCGCTCCATGCGCCGCGCGCCGGGCACCACCTCTTCGACGGCGACGGCATGCTGCACGCCGTGCGGcttcgcggcggccgcgccgagtCCTACGCCTGCCGCTTCACGGAGACGGCCCGGCTCCGGCAGGAGCGCGCCATCGGCCGGCCCGTCTTTCCCAAGGCCATCGGCGAGCTCCACGGCCACTCGGGCGTGGCGCGCCTGCTCCTCTTCGGCGCCCGCTCCCTCTGCGGCGTGCTCGACGCCTCGCAGGGGATCGGCGTCGCCAACGCCGGCCTCGTCTACCACAACAACCGCCTCCTCGCCATGTCCGAGGACGACCTCCCGTACCACGTGCgcgtcgccgccgacggcgacctCGAGACCGTCGGCCGCTACGACTTCGGCGGCCAGCTCGACGGCGCCATGATCGCGCACCCCAAGCTCGACCAGGCCACCGGCGAGCTCTTCGCGCTCAGCTACAATGTCGTCTCCAAGCCGTACCTCAAATACTTCTACTTCGCCGCCGACGGCCGCAAGTCCCCCGACGTCGAGATCCCCGTCGACGCGCCCACCATGATGCACGACTTCGCCATCACCGAGAACCACGCCATCATCCCCGACCAGCAGATCGTCTTCAAGCTCCAGGAGATGGTGCTCGGCGGCTCCCCCGTGGTGTACGACCGGAGCAAGACCGCGCGGTTCGGGGTGCTGCCGAagcgcgccgccgacgcgtcgGAGCTCCGGTGGGTGGAGGTCCCCGACTGCTTCTGCTTCCACCTCTGGAACGCGTGGGAGGACGAGGCCACCGGCGAGATCGTCGTGATCGGGTCCTGCATGACCCCCGCCGACGCCGTGTTCAACGAGTCCTCCGCCGGCGAGGAGAGCTTTCGCAGCGTGCTCTCGGAGATCCGGCTGGACCCGCGCGCCGGCACgtcccggcggcgcgcggtgctgAGCGACGCCGACCAGGTGAACCTCGAGGCCGGCATGGTGAACCGGCAGCTGCTGGGCCGCAAGACACGCTACGCCTACCTCGCCATCGCCGAGCCGTGGCCCAAGGTGTCGGGCTTCGCCAAGGTGGACCTGGAGGCCGGCACCGTCGAGAAGTTCTTCTACGGCGAGGGCCGGTACGGCGGCGAGCCCTGCTTCGTGCCGCGCccggacgccggcgccgccgaggacgaCGGGTACGTGCTGGGCTACGTGCACGACGAGGCGCGCGGAGCGTCGGAGATGCTCGTCGTGAACGCCCGCGACATGCGGGCGGAGGCCGCCGTCAAGCTGCCGGGGCGCGTGCCGTACGGGCTGCACGGCACGttcatcgccggcgacgagctgcAGCGGCAGGCCTAG